A portion of the Rhodococcus pseudokoreensis genome contains these proteins:
- a CDS encoding TetR/AcrR family transcriptional regulator, translated as MNSRRIDGRTLRHQHRKPELLAAVTEYVLDHGIGDVSLRPIALTLGITHATLLRHFSSKEELLLQVVGKIHSDFLVRLEHDEDLRAAKSTPEFLRTVWRRLCEPEEQRQFVLLFELVGRAAREPERTGNLVQSIVSDWLIPIEERLTRDGRSPGEVSVLATMVLAQIRGLQLDLLVTGDRARVDKAFDFTVELASRPSIR; from the coding sequence ATGAACTCCAGACGCATCGACGGTCGTACGCTTCGCCATCAGCATCGGAAGCCGGAGTTGTTGGCGGCGGTGACCGAGTATGTCCTCGACCACGGCATTGGTGACGTCTCCTTACGTCCGATTGCCCTCACGCTCGGTATTACTCATGCGACCTTGTTGCGGCACTTCTCGTCGAAGGAAGAGTTGCTTCTCCAGGTTGTGGGAAAGATCCACTCGGACTTCCTGGTTCGGCTGGAGCACGATGAAGACCTGCGCGCCGCCAAATCGACCCCAGAGTTTCTGCGGACGGTGTGGCGCCGATTGTGTGAACCGGAGGAACAACGCCAGTTCGTGCTGCTGTTTGAACTGGTAGGTCGCGCCGCGCGAGAGCCGGAGCGTACGGGCAACCTGGTCCAGTCCATCGTCAGCGACTGGCTGATTCCCATCGAGGAGCGTTTGACGCGGGACGGCCGGTCACCGGGGGAAGTGTCTGTGCTGGCAACGATGGTTCTGGCGCAGATCCGCGGTCTACAACTTGATCTCCTTGTGACCGGGGACCGCGCCCGCGTCGACAAAGCGTTCGACTTCACTGTCGAATTGGCAAGCAGGCCCAGCATTCGGTAA
- the folP gene encoding dihydropteroate synthase, producing the protein MSRSCSPRFANPHTPDSTTTAGAQAVGTTAVGILNVTSDSFSDGGRFLARSSAVAHGLRLHRAGAHVVDVGGESTRPGAHRVPGKAEQARVIPVVEALAARGVTVSVDTMRADTAAAAIRAGATYINDVSGGGADPEMFDVAAETGVRLIINHWHSMSDSGRPRPCDIVTEVLHDLAAMVSRALAAGVSPESVIVDPGVGFGKSSDDNWALLTHLPRLCALGYPVLIGASRKRFLGALLGEDGQDRPTVGRDTATAVISALAAHRGAWGVRVHDVPGTIDALRVAEKVRHAPRPPGPTKRSRVPPENQIKDPSGEGHGRTQLCDGSGDSS; encoded by the coding sequence ATGAGCCGATCCTGTTCGCCGCGATTCGCCAACCCGCACACACCCGACTCCACCACTACCGCTGGCGCCCAAGCGGTCGGGACAACCGCGGTCGGCATCCTCAACGTCACCTCCGATTCCTTCTCCGACGGGGGTCGGTTTCTCGCCCGATCCTCGGCCGTCGCACACGGACTCCGCCTTCACCGAGCGGGCGCACACGTGGTCGATGTCGGTGGTGAATCCACCCGCCCTGGGGCACACCGAGTACCGGGGAAGGCCGAGCAGGCCCGAGTGATCCCCGTCGTCGAGGCACTGGCTGCGCGCGGCGTCACGGTCAGCGTCGACACGATGCGAGCCGACACCGCCGCGGCAGCAATCCGCGCCGGTGCCACCTACATCAACGACGTGTCCGGTGGTGGCGCTGACCCGGAAATGTTTGACGTTGCAGCAGAAACTGGAGTTCGACTGATCATCAACCACTGGCACAGCATGTCGGACTCGGGGCGGCCACGGCCGTGCGACATCGTCACCGAAGTCCTCCACGACCTCGCCGCGATGGTTTCTCGCGCGCTCGCCGCGGGCGTCTCTCCGGAATCGGTGATCGTCGATCCTGGCGTGGGTTTCGGCAAGAGCAGTGACGACAACTGGGCGCTGTTGACCCATCTCCCTCGACTGTGTGCACTTGGGTACCCGGTTCTCATCGGGGCGTCCCGAAAACGTTTCCTCGGTGCACTACTCGGAGAAGATGGCCAGGACCGCCCCACCGTGGGCCGTGACACCGCCACCGCAGTCATCTCCGCTCTCGCGGCACACCGTGGCGCGTGGGGTGTCCGGGTCCACGACGTTCCCGGTACGATCGATGCCCTCCGCGTGGCTGAGAAAGTGCGACACGCCCCACGTCCGCCAGGCCCAACAAAGCGGTCTCGGGTGCCCCCTGAAAACCAGATAAAAGATCCGTCGGGCGAGGGGCACGGACGGACTCAGTTATGCGACGGCAGCGGCGACAGTTCGTAG
- a CDS encoding bifunctional methylenetetrahydrofolate dehydrogenase/methenyltetrahydrofolate cyclohydrolase — protein sequence MTEPTVVLDGKATARDIRRELTERVSALAARRVATGLGTVLIGEDPASRAYVAGKHRDCAEIGVSSFKITLPAGASTADALAALDDLNSEPACTGYIVQLPVPAHVDRAALLERIDPDKDADGLHPVNLGRLVLGAPGPLPCTPQGIVELLRRYSVPLDGAEVVVVGCGITVGRPLGLLLTRESENATVTLCHRGTRDLRKHLREADIVVGAAGSAALIDGSDIKPGAAVLDVGITRTENGIIGDIAPNAWGIAGHLTPMPGGVGPMTRAMLLVNIVDAAERAFPTR from the coding sequence ATGACCGAGCCCACGGTGGTACTCGACGGCAAGGCGACAGCCAGGGACATCCGGCGTGAGCTGACCGAACGAGTTTCGGCGCTGGCCGCTCGGCGGGTCGCGACCGGACTCGGGACGGTCCTGATCGGCGAGGACCCGGCCAGCAGGGCCTATGTCGCCGGCAAGCACCGGGACTGCGCCGAGATCGGTGTGTCCTCGTTCAAGATCACCCTTCCGGCCGGCGCGAGCACCGCCGACGCCCTCGCCGCACTCGACGACCTCAACAGCGAGCCGGCGTGCACCGGATATATCGTGCAACTCCCGGTGCCTGCGCATGTCGACCGGGCCGCGCTCCTCGAGCGGATCGATCCGGACAAGGACGCCGACGGCCTGCACCCGGTCAACCTCGGCCGGCTGGTTCTCGGCGCCCCGGGACCACTGCCGTGCACGCCCCAGGGCATCGTCGAACTCCTCCGCCGGTACAGTGTTCCGCTCGACGGGGCCGAGGTCGTCGTCGTCGGATGTGGCATCACCGTCGGGCGTCCCCTCGGCCTGCTCCTCACCCGCGAATCAGAGAATGCGACGGTCACCCTGTGCCACCGAGGAACCCGGGACCTGCGCAAGCACCTGCGCGAGGCGGACATCGTCGTCGGCGCGGCCGGCAGCGCAGCCCTGATCGACGGCTCCGACATCAAACCGGGCGCCGCGGTCCTCGATGTGGGTATCACACGAACCGAGAACGGCATCATCGGGGACATCGCCCCCAACGCCTGGGGGATCGCCGGCCACCTCACCCCGATGCCCGGCGGTGTCGGGCCGATGACCCGCGCGATGCTGTTGGTCAACATCGTCGACGCCGCCGAACGAGCATTCCCGACGCGATGA
- a CDS encoding serine hydrolase domain-containing protein: protein MTNQIETLAAMGLFTGAPQHENFCRLSSLLPSSTLAPSSTPHEWPQGAPIELPMSYEYAGATRSLEQFFVDTDTAALLVLENGAVRYERYALTGGPDVPWISMSVAKSFISTLIGIAIADGNIGSIDEPISDYVPVNPGSAYDGVSIKNVLQMSSGAGWNEDYSDTTSDIFQLNAAMAGVGTLDDFVAGMVRENRPGTVCRYNSGDTQALGALLARATNRSITDYMQEKLYEPLGMTSPGYWLVDAAGREVAFAGLNMTARDFAKLGELYRNGGVWHGNQIVPEPWVRASITPDAPHLRPGQPIVGTHHFELGYGYQWWLPDSDRGEFSAIGVYNQFVYVDPTRSRVIVKLSANRAYGTTDDESTNRESETVAFLRTVAAAVA from the coding sequence ATGACCAATCAGATCGAAACGCTTGCTGCCATGGGCTTGTTCACCGGCGCCCCCCAGCACGAGAACTTTTGCCGACTGTCGAGCCTGCTTCCCAGCAGCACACTCGCGCCGTCGTCGACGCCGCATGAGTGGCCCCAGGGCGCCCCGATCGAACTGCCGATGAGCTACGAGTACGCCGGTGCAACCAGGTCGCTCGAGCAGTTCTTCGTCGACACCGACACCGCTGCGCTTTTGGTCCTCGAAAACGGCGCCGTCCGGTACGAACGCTACGCATTGACCGGTGGCCCCGACGTTCCGTGGATCTCCATGTCCGTGGCGAAGAGTTTCATTTCGACCCTGATCGGGATCGCAATCGCCGACGGCAACATCGGCAGCATCGACGAACCGATCAGCGACTACGTGCCGGTCAATCCCGGCTCGGCCTACGACGGGGTGTCGATCAAGAACGTGCTGCAGATGTCTTCCGGCGCAGGGTGGAACGAAGACTACAGCGACACCACATCGGACATCTTCCAGCTCAACGCCGCCATGGCCGGTGTAGGTACCCTCGACGACTTCGTCGCCGGTATGGTCCGCGAGAACAGGCCGGGAACAGTCTGCCGCTACAACTCCGGAGACACTCAGGCCCTCGGGGCCCTGCTCGCCCGGGCGACCAATCGCTCGATCACCGACTACATGCAAGAGAAGTTGTACGAACCGCTCGGAATGACTTCGCCCGGCTACTGGCTCGTCGACGCAGCCGGCCGGGAAGTGGCATTCGCGGGACTGAACATGACCGCACGCGACTTCGCCAAGCTCGGCGAGCTCTACCGCAACGGCGGAGTGTGGCACGGAAACCAGATCGTCCCGGAACCGTGGGTCCGCGCCTCGATCACACCGGACGCCCCCCACCTACGGCCGGGACAACCGATCGTCGGCACCCACCACTTCGAACTCGGCTACGGCTATCAATGGTGGCTCCCCGACAGCGACCGAGGAGAATTCAGCGCAATCGGCGTGTACAACCAATTCGTCTACGTCGACCCGACACGCAGTCGGGTCATCGTCAAACTCTCCGCCAACCGCGCCTACGGAACCACCGATGACGAATCCACCAACCGAGAGTCCGAAACGGTCGCCTTCCTACGAACTGTCGCCGCTGCCGTCGCATAA